In the Mesorhizobium huakuii genome, CGATCAAATCCAGCCGGCTCTCGACGCCTTGGACAAGGCTGTCGATGGCATGGAAGAATTGCAGCGGACACGTCGACGTCTGAAATTGGCACGGCAGCAATCCCGCCTCGGATTCGTTTCTCCGTGGCATTAGCAAAGTCCGAGATAGAATTCGCGCGTGTGATGGGCGACGACGGCGTCGCCGTCCAATATCCATGGGATCCGCATGCCTGGTACATCATACGCGACGACTGCCCATATCTAGATCTGCTTGTCAGAGGTTTTCCCGCCCAGGCCAAAGAGGGTCCGAAGCTCGAAGCCCTTGCTGAGGTGGCACCGGAAGGAAGGTCGTGGCAGCGTTGGGATTTGGGAGCAGAGCTAGCCCGCAATCGCCGCTTTGGTGAAGTCATTTTGCATTTGAAAGTCCCCAAGAACTACACGCTGCGTTGCTACGTCATCCCGACTTTGTTGTTCGGCTACCGCGATGTAGTCGCCATGATTGAGGACATTGAGTCCGAGCTGGACGTCTCTGCTACCTGGGATGTGATCACCGAGCGCCCGGACCGATCATGGAGCCGGCGACGCAACAGTGGTGGATATACAACCCCCACGGAACTGGTCCAGTTGGTCAACGACGAGCTGCGATCTGCACGCTCGATACGACGCGATCCGTTTGAAGAGTTGGGCCCTCGCTCCAAGCGCGACGTGCCGTTACCCGAGAATGCGATCGTCTCTCACTGGGCAATGCTCAGACACCGCCATCTCCAGCAATCCGCCGATTTGGTAGCAAAGGAGCTTCGATTGTTGAGGGAGAGAGCCGCAAGGAAGAATCCGGACGCGCGGCAAAAGAAGATCAATGATGAGATTGGCCGGCTTGAAAAGCTTGGCCTCAGTATGACGGAATTACGAGGTGTCATTTCCCTTCTCGGGAATGATATTGAATTGCTGACTAGTATAGATTTAGCCCCGGTATTCCAACGGGATCATCGTTTGCGCCAACTTCTTCGAGCATTCGCCCCCCGCGTTTCCGAGGCACTTTCCGAAGTCGAGTCCTCAAGGTCTTCATATCCCCCAGTCTATATGAACACCCTATGGGAACTCTGGGGAGCCGTGTGGCTGGCCAAAGAATTTCGAAGCTTGGGCTTTACCGGCACGTGCTTCGCGGATCCGGTCGACATGCTGAAATCTTGTTCATGGCAGTTCCAGAGGGGCGAGGTCGTTTTGGAGCTGGATTATGAAGCGGAGGCTGCTTTGATTGACTACGAGCGAATTCCGCCGGTCCATGATCGGGGAATGCCCGCTTTGGAGTGGGCTGCCCTCAACCAGAAATTCGACGAGGATCGTCCCTATTTCGGTTCAGGTCTTCGATGTTCGCCAGACTATTTGATCAGGATCACCTCGCCCGCGGGGGCGATTCCTGATGGTCGGGGACGCCTGCCTGGCGAGCCCTAAGCACCATGGAACGCCGCCGGACAGACTCGACACCAAACCCTACACGGTGGAGCATTACAGGCGCACCATAGCGTGGGCTGCAGCAGACCAGGTGGTCAGATGCCATCCGCTCGGCGGCTTTGTGCTGTTTCCCCCGCCGGCGGCAAAGTGGAGCTATCTTCAGCAACTCCCGGAAGCGTCCGACTGCAGTCTCCTGTGTCCGCACCCTCTAGAGCAGAATGAGGCAGGCGCACGGCTGGCCAATCTCATCTCTATAATATCGCCCGAGATCCGCCAATCATGAAAGATTGCAGCACAGACTGCCTGTACTGACTGGCGATGGCCATGAATTTCGGCACGCCCGCTACAATCACCCCGGAGAACCCCCTCGGCACAGCAGGTCCCAGCAGAGTACGCCGGGCAATATGAAGTTGGAGATGGGCGCTAAGGGAGCCAGAACGAGCTTATTTACTGCGTGAATGTCGATTGGTGCCGATCCTTGTTTCCAGGACTGAATCACGATTACCTTGGGAAGGTTTGAGTCGCATCGGACGCAGGACACAAAATGTCATGCCACGGCAAAAAACAAAAAGAGAACGTGACCTACCGCATTTTCGGATTGCAATCGATCGAGGAATTATCGGTGAAGAACTCTGGAGTTCCTGATGCGCCCGACTATCTCGTTCCACTCACACGAAAGACGAACGACGGCACGACATACTATCGGCGTCCGGAACTCGAGGCAGAGATCCGCCGGGCTCTGCTTCGCCCCATGCAGGAGCTGGTGTCTGGCTCAACACCTGCCTCCGACGAATGCCTGCTCTATTTCCTTCGCAACTTCCAGCCTAATGGCGGTCGCAGTCCTACGTACGAGTCCATCCTGCTCGAATTTCTCAAAAGGGTGGATCAGCGAGCCATCAAGCGGACAGGCGGAATCCACTCCGAACGACGCACGGAAATACGGGGCGATCTGCGGGTGTGGTTCATTGATAAGATCGCAAATCAGAATGACCTGCTCGACGTCTTTGAATTTGCCTTCAACCGCGCCATCAAGGGCAAGATCATCGACGCTATACGCCGCTATCAGGCCCGTGATGCAGCCGAGATTCCAGCGTCGGTGTTCTCTTCAGATGACGACGACGGAGATGACGACGGCAGCGAGGCGATTGCCGCGCGGTCGAACCTGCATCGGCGCACACACGCTGAGACGATGCTCGAACTGCGTGACGCACTTGACCAGCTTTCGGACAAAGAACGTCGCGCCCTTTTGGCAACGGAATATCTTAAGGTCGACCAGAAGGAGGCCGGTAGAATGCTTGGGGTTTCCGCTCGTCGAATACGACAGCTTCTCGAAAGTGCCTACGACAAGCTTGAGACGATGAAGAAGGGAGCTGAAGAGTGAGCCAGCCCGCCCCCGACCTCTCCGAACTATTGACTGAACTCGCTGCGACGACCGATCTGTCGGCCGAGGCCGTCGCCCACGCGATCGAAGCCTATCCAGCGCAT is a window encoding:
- a CDS encoding sigma-70 family RNA polymerase sigma factor, with product MSCHGKKQKENVTYRIFGLQSIEELSVKNSGVPDAPDYLVPLTRKTNDGTTYYRRPELEAEIRRALLRPMQELVSGSTPASDECLLYFLRNFQPNGGRSPTYESILLEFLKRVDQRAIKRTGGIHSERRTEIRGDLRVWFIDKIANQNDLLDVFEFAFNRAIKGKIIDAIRRYQARDAAEIPASVFSSDDDDGDDDGSEAIAARSNLHRRTHAETMLELRDALDQLSDKERRALLATEYLKVDQKEAGRMLGVSARRIRQLLESAYDKLETMKKGAEE